ACAATGCTCGATCAGGAGATCATATTCAGAAATCAGGTACAAGGATACCTTCTCGGCTCATTACTTGTTAGTTTGCTAAAATTTTCTATTCTGAATTTGCCATAAAGTCAGGCCAGGATTTGATGCTTATTAATAATTTCCCTTTGTTGGGCACACTTTTGACGATCTTGGTGTGGAAACTTTTGGCTTAAACTTTGTGGTGTTAATTTTATAGCTTTCAAACTGGATGAGTTTACATGATTTGGATTTATACTTTAATATATTGCTTTTACTGAAAGGGTGGACAATGAGGCCATGCATGTCAAAATCTGATGCATGAAGAAACACGATTCTACCCTCACTTTAGATGCTTATATTCTTGCTATTGGTTTTATCAGGTCCACGAGCTCCATCGTTTATATAGTGTTCAGAAGACTCTAATGAAGGATCTTCACCTGCAGGAGCATGAAACATACAATTTATGGAAAGAAAATGACCAATCGTGGTCCCAAGAAACCAGACTCCCTGCAGATTCAATTCCCATGGTAATAGAGGCTACTGTCTTTTCGACTGTTAGAAAGTTGACCTCCAAAGATGCTAAAGTGATTTTCAATTTATTAGTTAGAGAACAAAGGCTTTTGAAGTTTGGAATATGATGCCATGTAATCGAGATATGgtagttctttttcttttcttttttcttttttttttgtcatagAAGAAATCTGGTTAAGAGTTTTCACTTTTGCATGAATTATCATAACTTTTTATTGTTTGGAAGTGATCTAGTTGACAGGCTAACTGATTTATGCCTTTTCTCTTTGAAATGTTCAGTTGGGCTCAAGATTATCATCAAGTCAgaagttgttaggtgagtggaAGGGCAACAATTACCATAAGTTTCAGCGAGGACCTTTCGATCTTCAACTTTTATCTGATCAATATACAAATCTCGGTGATGATAATCTTCTAAATAAAAGAAAGGTTGGGGATCACTTAAAAGAAGCCATCTATGTAAATTCTCAACAATATGCTGATTTCTCAGATCCACTAGACTTAAGGCTTTCCCTAAGCCTTGGAGTGGCTGCGGGGAAAAAGGAAGATACACGGAGAAGTTGTTATGGCAAGAATAGTAATACTTGCCCCAGAATTGTCATTGATTTGGAAGAATCTACTGAGAGGACCTCAGATGAGGAGGCAAAACATCCGCCTTCTGATTTTGTTGCTAAAGTTGCAGATTCTGGAGGAAAGCATGATTCAGAAGTTACTGTTATCTCTAATCCAGTCACTTCAGGAAGCATGAAGAAAGAGCTATGTCGTGGGATTGCTGAGAGTAGCTCCTTTGTCATGGATAGCAGATGCTGCATAGACTGGAGCTGTTCTGATCAAGGTACTGATGCTTCCTTCACGCTGGAGCAGCATTTTTGTAGGAACATCTGTTCTTTGTCCACCTCaatcatatgttttaaatattGCAAGTTAGCTTTTCTTTATTTGTCTCCTCTACAGGATCAAAACGACTAGATAATATGGCACATGAAAACTTTTTGACTAGAAAGCAGCAGTTCAAATCCTATGGAGTGGGACATTTGGATCTTAATGAAGTTCAGCTTGGTGATTCCTCATGTCACTTAAATGATGCCATAGCTGCCCATCCATCAACAACTAGCTTATCCGGTGGTTTTAGTGAACTTGTTAGCAGGAGTCAGGAAACCTTGTGTCCTACTGCATTTGGGATAAAGGAAATAAAGGAGTTCTCCAATAACAATTTTGAGATGCTTCAACAAGAAGATGGTGTAAAACTTCCTTTGATAAATTCCAATAGCAAAGATAGGATAAAGGATGTTCAAGTCAGAAATTCCGAACTCAATggaaagaatgaatgtgaaacaAGCTTTGTTGGTCTTGCATGCATATCCAGTACCCAAACAAACCTTTCCCAAGAACATGGCAGTCACCATTCAAACACCCAAAATGGAAGAGATGTCCTGATGCCGGAACTACAAACTGATCCTGCTCATGGTCTGAACACTGCACGTGCAGTTGCTATGCAGGTGAATTGCGAGAAGACTGAAAAAGGGGGCACACGGTTATGTTCTGATAAAACCCAAATTATAATTGAAGATGAACATCCTCATCAGTCTCCTATTTCAGGGAAGTCTAGCTGCATTTCAGATAATGATTCAAGCCCTGTAAGGACTATGCAATCCAGAATTGAACCCTATGATTCAAACCTTCCTGCTTCTGATCAGTTTTCTGGAACCCATGGAAGATCTCAGGTTGTAGAAACTTTTTCAAGTGAGCTGGATCAAAGATCTTCTGATAGTAatgaaatgaaacatgaatgtaaCAATAACAGGGAAGAATCAGCAGAAGTGGATGATTTGCTCCAAACAGCTGCTGAATCACTTATCCATTTATCCCTGGAGAACCCAGCTTTCCATCATGAATCTTCAACCAAGACGGAATCTAATGAGTTAGAGAATGAGGACAAGGGGCATCGACGGTGTACCTCTGATTATTTCGAGTTAATGACTCTGCAACTGAGTGAAAGCACTGTTGATGTCTATTCTGTAGCATCAAAGCCATTTGAAGTAAGTGAGCTGGAGGGAAAGGATTTTAGTATCAAACTGAGAAGAGGAAGAAGACTGAAAGATTTTCAGAGGGACATACTTCCAGGTCTTGCATGTCTTTCTAGACATGAAATTCGTGAAGACATAAACATTCTGGAGGGAGTTTTAAGATCAAGGGAGTACAAGAGAATGAGAGCTAAGATGGGTAATGGAGAGAGTTGGTGCACACCAATGAGAGGCAAACGGTCAAGACTCACTTATGTTGGAAGAAAAAGTTTTAGATAATACTATTCAAGTTAGTATAACCCCATATCTTTTAACTGCAAATTATCTTTTAAGCTCATTCATTGATCTAGAGTTAAATGACTAtgttatgatattatgatatgacatTCCTATTTTTGACCCTTTTTCTTTTAGAGCTATTTAGCTATGTTCTGAAATGCGATTCAAGGATGAAATAACAAGAGCAATGTGTTGACTACGGAAATATTGTTTTGAGAAGGCACCAGCGTTTTCCATTTCAGCAGAGAGGGGCTCTTTGTTTCAGTAAGCCAGGGAGGAAAAGATCTCAGAAATTAAATCTGCTTGTTATCTGAACTCCATAGATTAGCATAAGAATTGATCTTATCAAATGACTCAATGAAATAATGGAAGGAATGGAAGTAAAGCGACTAAAGAGCACATCCTTTAGGAACAAGCATGCTTCAATCGTGGCCCCGCAAAGGAAAAATACCAATGGTCCAAAGAGAGAGTGCTTAAACATGTTTTTAGCGGAACAGATTCATGGAATAATGTGCCAGAATTATTCACCTAAATCTTTTGAATCTTTTATGCCACCTTCTGTAATTTTACATACCCTACCAGTACCACCCTTAGATAGAATGGCATTCATTTAAATAATGCATTGAATTGGGGTCACTTTTTTTATGAGAAAAAGCTGGAAACATCATACAAGGATAAAACATTCACCTAAATTCTCCCCACATTTTCATCTAGATTAGAGAATTTCTCAGTATCAACAATATTAGCAATAGTGGAAGGAAAGTCAGTACAAAGCTCCCCTTGCTAAGGCATAGTAGCCTTATTAGCATACTTATAAATTCAACATAACAAAACAGATTGAAATTTCGAAACGATGGAAACACAATCCTTTAATAACAAACCTGAATTCAAAGCATCCATCCTATCAACATGAAAAGCTTGCCAAAGCCTTTTAACTACCAATCTCCGTTGCAATATTATCTAAATGCAAAGACTTGAGCCAATAAAAGGTCTCCCGCACCGTATGGATTTCTGACTGGAAGGGATCAAGAGTGATCTTCATGAAATAGGAAATACACCGCACAAAGTCACTTGAATCATTTCGCACAACTGCTGCCCATCCATACACCCACTATCAGCAAAAATGGTTATGTCAACATTACATTTTAAGCTTTCCAATATCCGGCCTCTGCCAACGAACATTCCCCGCCTCAACCGACGTACGCATGACAACCTAAGAGTTGTGAACTAACCTCACTCCCAACCAACATTACATAAATTCATCCGCATGTTGGACAAGTTGGCCTGCCATGATAACTTTTTGTTTCCAAACCACCATATTCTTGCTGTGCCAAATACCTCCCATAACATTCCCAAAACACACCTCCTCCTGTCATCTTGTTGATTAGCCAAAGTTCCATGAATAACCTGGTACAAAACCAAGTTTCTGCCACACAGcaagtgcaaaagggctatgtATAAAGATGAGATCCAAGTCCTCATTAGTTTGACGACATCTCGGACAAAAAGGAGTCAATATTCGCCCCAAAGTGTCAAAAGCTTACTAATACAAGGCACAAAACCACACAATAATCTCCCAAAAAAAGTTCTTTAATCTTGGCGAAACAACCTCATTCCAAAGGGATTTCAACTGCATTTAAATTCATGATGAAATGCATAACTAATAGTAAATATGAAAAGTCAGGGATCACATCATCTGTTTGTTTCTTTATCTGCACTAGTTTCCCCTGCTTAGTTGAATATATGATCCTTGCCATTAGACTGCAAGAGGACCCGAAAGGGTTCATTGCCAAAATCCCATACCGTAAATCCCATTGAATTGATGGATGATCCCAATTTTGCATCTCAAAGTAGGGGTTGCAGATCAAGTCAACCAATTAGTCTTCTCCACTGAGAAACCAATCAAATACTTGGCATTCATATTCGAAGCAAAAACATATAAAGGCCCAAGTGGGCTCCAAAAGTCGCAACTTCACTTTAAGAACCATTAAGGCCCCCGGGGGTGGGGGGTGGTCTTACTTAAAAGAACCAACGACCGACCATTACCAATACTAAACACAATTAATGTGCTAAAATGTGTTTGTCGTTTCTACATTTGCTTGCAAAGATACATTTATAAGTGAAAAAGTAAGCACTGGTGTTTAAGAGATGGGCCTAAATATTGAGCCCACATGTTTAACTTTATCAGGTTAAACCTTGAAATTGAAAGGAATTCTTTCACCCTTTTCAGATATGGGCTTCCATTCATTTGCTTTTCAATGGCTTTGGATACTTTGATTTGTATGAAGAAAATCAATggcttttaaaagaaaaaaggacgagttaaatgaataaattaagatgttaTGGTAATAAAATTGTAGATGGAATGATGAAGGTCCTTTTAAGCAAAACTATGATTTGTCAAAGTGTGGGCTAACCTTATCGAAATGATGGATCCCTAATATTATTTAGGTATATGCATAAGTGGAATATTGGGTAGAAGAAGCAGGTGTGTTATGTAAAGTTGAGGGGGGCACTACCTTGTGTTATTTCATCTCAGCCGCTTGTGTTGCCTTTGCTTAAGCTTCCTTGGGTGGTAGTGGTAGACCCCCATTCCAtcatcatctttcttcttcgttTTCCTTAtttgaattaataaaagtaaatgaATTAGAATATATGAACAAACCAATAATAACTAATTAGAATCATGATTATCTTTTGAAACTAGTTATTTTTCTTAATCAATAATCATCAATCACATTATTTGTCTTCGTGGGAGAGaccttaatttattttttatgttaaaaaataAACTAATTTTATCAAGGCAATGAAGTTGTTGGCATTTCAACCTGCTGGATGCCATCTTTGTCCACCAGTTCAAATTAAATAATTCACTTAATGCATTATTTGGGTTTGAtccaatttaattttaaatttgataattgttttgggttttatttttttatttaaattaatcctTAAACTTGAAATTTGTTTTCAGGTTCAGACTTAATGAATTAATctagacaaaaaaaaaagtgttgaaTCCCTAAAAACTATTACCAAATTCAGGCTAAAAAAATTTTAAGCCCATGGGCACCAATGAATTTTTTGGAAAAGAAGCAATAATCAACTACTAATGTATTTTCCTACTAACAATCATTTCGTGGAGAAAATATATTACTCACATTCATTGGCTGAAAGAAAAAGGAACATCACTGgttaaaaccaaaaaaaaaaaaaaaaaaaagaacacacaCATAAATTGAGTGGTTAAACATGCACCAAAAGGTTTAATGATCATTGTTGTCTGAATTTAAATAAGATGTTTAAGGATTGGCAGTGTAGAGTGTTTTTTGTTTGGTTGAGGATGAAAGAAGGATCTTTTTCTTGCAACGAACATTAAAATGAGTTAAATGTGATTGTGACCCAACACATGTCGATAGGTCTGCACAAAGTCTAGAACTGAATCTCCAAATGCTGTCATCTTCCAAACCCCCAAATCATAAAACGAGAGAGAACCGAGTTTGGATGTAGATCCAATTTAAAATCTTAACTTAAAATGGTGTCCCCACTTGTGAAATGAGAGGTCCTTCTATGTTTCAAATTTTGTCCCCATTCGTTAAATATCACTTGGGACGTAATAAAAGtgagaattatatatatatatgtcaagatTGTACTACGCTTCTTCTTTCTACATAAAACAAATTTCAATATAAGACAACCCTAGATTTGAAATCTTTTTGTCCCAATGAGCTATGGGATTTAAGCCAACACCACCAATTGAATGAATGCAACccataaggttttttttttttttaattctaattaaataaaattatttctcTACCATCTGACTTGGTAAATCTTTCACTTTAAAAAGCTTAGCTATTTTTatacatttgaaatttaattaaataatattatttttatttgtaacaatttaatttttatattttaaaatttaaattagaaGGTTAATATTGTTTAACTTTTACTATTAAATTTATTTGTAcgatattttaaaatgaaaataaattgttatgtaacaaaaaataaattaaaatcctGCCAAAAATATAGAGACATGGGAAAACATTTGTTCTCCAAACCCAACGCTTCAGAGAAAAAATGCTTGCAAGAACATGAACATCACAGacacaatccacatcaaccactAGATCTAACCTCCATGAGCCGGTACATAAGATCCGTCAACGACAGCCATATTCTTCTCAATGGAACCATTAGAGTATCATAGATTGATAAAAACTATCGAAACCAAGCATGGACAAAAGCGAGCCTCAATGAATAGGGGAAAACATAAGCCATAACCCACTCGagaaagtttttattttttaatttttcaaaaagggCACCTCCTCATGTCAAATGTTGCACAAGGAGCGAGCAAAGTTCTGCAACAACAAGGGAAAGATGTCTAAGATGGATGCGGGAGAAACATGGAAAGAgtgagaaaaatgaaaaagagaggAAGGGATGGGGATGGGGATGGGGAGGAGGGAGGAGGGAGGCAAGATGAGGGAGTGTGGCCAGAATGGAGTGGAGGCCTGTCGCTAAAAAAAAGGCAGTCGCCCATCCATAGGATTTTGCATTGGAAAGGTTGAGCGATGATAGAAAGAGTTTTAATTTGAGAGAAAACTTATTATGTTCCTAATGCTCGGGTAAAATTCCAAATTAACACTTGTACAAGATTAAAACAAAGATGGCGGGTTTCAATCAGGCTTGCAATTTGACTTGTTGAATTGTTTTATGTTTCAATTCGATTTTTAAAATGTTTGTGATATTTTTGGTTTGGGTCATTTATGTTTAAAGGTCAAGTTTTTTTTGGTTCAGTCAATATAAGTTTAGATCATTTCATCATCCGATCATTTTAAATTCGAGTCACTTGATTACTTGTTTAAATCATTTTAACTTTGAATTTGAGTAACTTCcttcaaattaaaattaattcaaatttaaattaaatagatTTAAATTAAGAGTAATTATTTACTACATCGttaatagaatttttaaatttcacaaaTAAACTTAAGATATTACAAgtgtaatatttatttatataattattttttttactatATTCTACAATATTCTTATTAAACTCTTAACCcactcaaatttttttaaaaaattcactaataatatatcaaataattttctttcaaattaaagTCAATAAAATTTGGAGATTTagattaaattttgaaatctaaataaaaattaaCAATAGACCCCAAGCAAGGGGGAGCATAGGTTAGTTGAAGTGGCACAGATAACAGCGAATAACTCAACGCCACTCgaaacccaaaaaaaaacaacGTAGCAAAAGGTGGAGAATTTGGTGCTGCTCATTAGATTTGGTATTTGATGGGATGGGGAAAAGTGGGGACAACAATATCACTACCCTATCTTCCTAACAGATTTCCCCACAATTCTGAGTACCAACCCCCCCCTCCTACAATCCCACATTTTTTTAGGTTTCTAGCTTAGGGTAGGGTATCCTACCCAGCTATCCTTATAATCCTGTTTTACCTGCCCTACACCATTCTCCTAACCACCGGGTCTCCTTCCCAAACTGTTGCCCCTTGCGATTAACAAAAATTGAAGCATTGCTCAAGCTGATGTAATTGTTAACATTATGATTAATGGTAAACAATTTTAATGGCAAACAATTTaaagtggtgcaagtttagcaccctaaagttgactttgaaaaagtgacatggaataaatttttttttgtccttgagataatgggctatttattgtttggtccttgaacctcaactataaataggccttctcatttctcatttcaattcatcctaaccaatctttctctcttagttttctctcttctcccatttgagaattcttaaagaattctatttgtttgtaatattttggagatagtaaagttatcatctggtgttgtgcccgaggacgtaggtataatttaccgaacctcgttaaaactcttgtgttctttcttgtcctagttttctttaaatatttgagggtataatagtagtatttattgtgctattaaattactataaaagggatattctgactaaggaaagacttggtatttaagagatccttgtgatccacctctcttccctgggaattgaactttgtgtgattttttagtacaataatttagacgcttccgaccctattggaacaacaataACAACCAAAATTGGAAGTTTCAGCCaatttatgtttaatttaatacAAAAGATGGggtgtttttaattttatttccatCCCAAGCTTTACCTCTTAACAAACTCAATAATTTATCATCGAATTACATGTTGTCGTATTCCAAAAACAACACATTATCCAATATGATTTGGTTTTGTTGTAAGAGAGAGGAACAAGGGTAACGAAACAGAAAGTTGTTTTATGAGCAacaaagataataaaataatggTTCCTATTGTAAGAAAGCCCACCAAACCCAATTGCATTCCATGCCTAATAAACTAATACGACAGCAAAACAGCAATTTCTGCCGCCGCTTAAGACAAATTTGCTTGTTTTTTATGATCACAATGATTCTTCATTTGTAttaattgatataattattttaaaattttaaaaggaaaTTCTACTTCACCCTTCCATAATAAATGAAAAATGCAGCATATTTTTAATTAATCCGAGGATGATATGTTAATGTAACTTTACTCTtaattatatgaaattatataCCGTCAAcccattaaatattaattttagttttattggGTTTAGAAATAAAAGTTGAAATTGGAAGTCTTGGACTGCCCCCACGTACTATCATCATCATTCATATAAAATCCTAGTGTGGACTCTTTTTTTACTTTGCAAATGATGAGGATCCACATTTTTCACACTTCCATCATTTATTTCTTTTAGAAATAGAACCTCCCATTTgggttttatatttttgaatttatgaCACTTACTTTGTGGGCgaccaaaataatattttttagatAAAGTAATTCCTTTTGTAAGCAAATGACATGtagttatatgcatatatgattttttttttaaatttataggtGTTTTCGTTCATTTTGTCCTCTAAAATCAATTTTGTTTGAATTATAGTGGCACTTAGTTCAAATTTCTCAAAATTCAGACATTGTTTAAATGTATGGAAAATAATGTTTACTTCCCTTTAAATCACTTGTtagtaatttaatttatatttaaaataatttatatatatatcaaacttTAATATCCCACCTAAAGAAGATGTGATTGTAAATTATAAAGAGATTTTAGATATACAAAGTAGGGATAGCAATGGAGCTAGGGCGGAGATAAATATTACTAAATCTATCACTGCTTcgctgtaatagcccgattttgggtctagtcggaacagtggtttcgggaccacaaacccgacgagaaaaaaaaatttatttttattatatttttatagtctataaatttatgaaaatatttcgtaaaaatttcattcgaaaattttgacgtttgagcactcaatttagtcaaaaggactaaattgtaaaaagtgcaaaagttaagttctttatatatgaggtgcctaattgttatgagttttaaattgaaagtccttatgtgacaattattcctttaataagttagtgaatggatatttgtttggtatttttgaaatttggttgaaataaaaagggtaattttataaattaattaaaataacctaataagacaaatgataaaacctatcatttttttttattctttcttcttcaaccgtgggaaagaacagaaaatagcagccatggatgagctccattcggccaagcttttatggcttatataggtacggtttttgtcccgtttttaatgattttcgtatttttgagatccccgaagcttaaattttctatttctaccaattgattgaagagaaattagagtttaaaaatttacccattcatgatatggttgtgttttgatgatttatagtggataatgaatgtttgatgtgttaaatatgagttttattcaatgaatttcggtaaaaatgtcaaaaaggggttaaattgtgaaagttacaaattggtcataagtgtgtgaattagtgaaaatttggagtttccatagaagagaaaaatgttcagcatgtcttaaaccttatagaaattgaataaaaattaatttacgagcattggggcaaaagtacaaatatgcaaaagtttaggggtcaaaatgaaaatttgtaaaaatatgatttttagacccatatgaatattgtgactgattgataggctaaatgtgatgttatagatgatgaaaattgagacttggacctagaacggaaagaaatcgatttatggacgagtatgtccttttcacatttgtggtatcgaggtaagttcgtatgtaaataataccatgctatacatgtatttaaatgttatcattacatgaattgtacagatattaatgtgaatgtaattaatagaaatatgataagacaaagccttaatagacgaggaaaaatcccgtttgaaccttaggaatagaatagaatacgagtgacatgtcactaggaattatgagtctagatgactagctcgagagtgagcattgaaatgtcatgagatatgaggtagctttagctacaattgaagcacttatgtgcaaaggcttttccgagtatctaattagtattccaagtgttcaacgggcaatccaaggaaagagttaatgatggtctcaatgaggtaagtcattggtgagtatgcactcgagttatgttacgagttgtgcaagtatgtatactaatcctatgagaatgccttgatatgtgatgatctatgatgcataatatgtattcttaccatgatggataaaatggtgttgtattaatattatgaacaatgatcatgaatgagtaatttagccttaacagatttgagttactgcagtagtgtaactttgaaaatacactaaaaatagtggaaaatgagttagaggtagaataaaatatgggattaaagcttaatgagtctattttcacatggaagaaacagaagaagaaaaagaattccatattgtttgatatttgaattcttgtgaaatagggtctgaatgaattcgagatcccctgttctaactttagaaattcaccaaaaattgtacaaa
This window of the Gossypium arboreum isolate Shixiya-1 chromosome 12, ASM2569848v2, whole genome shotgun sequence genome carries:
- the LOC108479397 gene encoding uncharacterized protein LOC108479397 isoform X1, encoding MLMLGDFDLNSVQRYTDSLKDIFKLTMLDQEIIFRNQVHELHRLYSVQKTLMKDLHLQEHETYNLWKENDQSWSQETRLPADSIPMLGSRLSSSQKLLGEWKGNNYHKFQRGPFDLQLLSDQYTNLGDDNLLNKRKVGDHLKEAIYVNSQQYADFSDPLDLRLSLSLGVAAGKKEDTRRSCYGKNSNTCPRIVIDLEESTERTSDEEAKHPPSDFVAKVADSGGKHDSEVTVISNPVTSGSMKKELCRGIAESSSFVMDSRCCIDWSCSDQGSKRLDNMAHENFLTRKQQFKSYGVGHLDLNEVQLGDSSCHLNDAIAAHPSTTSLSGGFSELVSRSQETLCPTAFGIKEIKEFSNNNFEMLQQEDGVKLPLINSNSKDRIKDVQVRNSELNGKNECETSFVGLACISSTQTNLSQEHGSHHSNTQNGRDVLMPELQTDPAHGLNTARAVAMQVNCEKTEKGGTRLCSDKTQIIIEDEHPHQSPISGKSSCISDNDSSPVRTMQSRIEPYDSNLPASDQFSGTHGRSQVVETFSSELDQRSSDSNEMKHECNNNREESAEVDDLLQTAAESLIHLSLENPAFHHESSTKTESNELENEDKGHRRCTSDYFELMTLQLSESTVDVYSVASKPFEVSELEGKDFSIKLRRGRRLKDFQRDILPGLACLSRHEIREDINILEGVLRSREYKRMRAKMGNGESWCTPMRGKRSRLTYVGRKSFR
- the LOC108479397 gene encoding uncharacterized protein LOC108479397 isoform X2 — protein: MMPCNRDMLGSRLSSSQKLLGEWKGNNYHKFQRGPFDLQLLSDQYTNLGDDNLLNKRKVGDHLKEAIYVNSQQYADFSDPLDLRLSLSLGVAAGKKEDTRRSCYGKNSNTCPRIVIDLEESTERTSDEEAKHPPSDFVAKVADSGGKHDSEVTVISNPVTSGSMKKELCRGIAESSSFVMDSRCCIDWSCSDQGSKRLDNMAHENFLTRKQQFKSYGVGHLDLNEVQLGDSSCHLNDAIAAHPSTTSLSGGFSELVSRSQETLCPTAFGIKEIKEFSNNNFEMLQQEDGVKLPLINSNSKDRIKDVQVRNSELNGKNECETSFVGLACISSTQTNLSQEHGSHHSNTQNGRDVLMPELQTDPAHGLNTARAVAMQVNCEKTEKGGTRLCSDKTQIIIEDEHPHQSPISGKSSCISDNDSSPVRTMQSRIEPYDSNLPASDQFSGTHGRSQVVETFSSELDQRSSDSNEMKHECNNNREESAEVDDLLQTAAESLIHLSLENPAFHHESSTKTESNELENEDKGHRRCTSDYFELMTLQLSESTVDVYSVASKPFEVSELEGKDFSIKLRRGRRLKDFQRDILPGLACLSRHEIREDINILEGVLRSREYKRMRAKMGNGESWCTPMRGKRSRLTYVGRKSFR